ATtccgatgtttggggtcctacacaaaaatctattgatggctatgcatattacgttacatttattgatcattattctaagtatgtttggctatatcccatgaagcagaaatctgatactcatgatttgtttatccactttcagaaattggttgaaaattattttcacactAGAATTGTTTCCGTGTTCACTGATAATGGTGGGGAGTATCAAAAGCTTAAGAATCATTTTTTGTCTTGTGGTATTTCACATTATACAACACCTCCACATACGCCAGAGCATAATGGTACTGCTGAACGTCGTCATCGCTCAATAGTTGAAACAGGTCTTGCTATGTTACAATTTTCGTCTTTACCTTCTAATTATTGGTCTCATGCTTTTCAGGCTGCTGTTTATTTGCTCAATCGGTTGCCTTCGTCCGCTATTTCGTTTCAAACACCTTTCTCTAGATTGTTTGGTATGCCTCATAATTTTAAGAGATTGAAATCTTTTGGTTGCCTTTGTTTTCCATGGCTAAGGCCATATAATAATTCTAAACTTCAGTGTCGTTCATTGCCTTGTATTTTTCTTGGATATTCTCCAACTCAATCTGCATACAAATGTTACGATCCAAAGGCTAATCGTTTGTATTTGTCTCGTCATGTTCAATttgttgagcatatttttccatcTGAAACTTGCACTAGTTCTCATCAATTTACAGATTATTTTCGAGATGCTTCTTGTACAGGTTCGGCACAACAACCAAATCCATCACCTGTTGCACCAACTGCAGTTGCTTCGGTTCCATTGGCAATTTCTATTCCAAGTGATTCTGATTTGTTGGTTTCAAGTACTGGTTCCGAATCTATTACAGCATTATCAGCAGAATCTGATCAATCTACCATGCCATTAATTAGTACTGAGACTCAACAAGTTGACCCTTTGATGACTGAATCTTCTACTACTGATTTAGATTTGCCACTACCGATTGTTTCACAAGACTCAGTTCCAGCTCCTGTACAACGGCAGCAGCGACAAAGGAAGCCTAACtcaaagtattttaattcttcttttGTTAATCTTACAACTAAATATCCTTTACCGGATACACTCGAGCCAAGAACAGTGAAACAAGCTCTGGCCAGTTCACTTTGGCGGCAGGCGATGGATTCAGAGTACAATGctcttttgaaaaataaaacttgggagctggttccgagagacaaacatcatcttattagttgcaaatgggtgtttcggATTAAGCGTAAACCGGATGGTACTATTGATAAGTACAAGGCACGTTTGGTTGCCAAAGGATTTCTTCAGGAACCTGGGCGTGATTATTTTAAGACATTTAGTCCGGTTACAAAACCGGTTACAATTCGGGTAGTTCTTACTCTTGCAATTTCTAAAGGATGGCAGTTAAGGCAATTGGATGTAAATAATGCCTTTTTACATGGCACACTTTATGAAGATGTCTACATGCAGCAACCTCCAGGATATGTGCAACCTGAGTTTCCTGATTATGTTTGCAAACTGAAGAAGTCTCTTTATGGTTTGAAACAGGCTCCACGAGCTTGGTATCTTGAACTTACTTCTTTTTTGCTCAAACTTGGTTTTCGCAAATCAAATGCTGATGCgtccttgtttattttttcctccaatgggattattgcatattttctagtatatgttgacgatattgtacttacaggtaataacaatcattttctgcatacctgtgtacagaagctatctgctcagttctctgtcaaagatttgggaatattaaatcattttttgggGGTTGAAGTGATTTCTACAGCTGCAGGATTATTTCTTTCACAACATCGACATATTGCTGATTTGTTAGACCGATTTGATATGGCTGGAGCTAAAGAGGTGAATACTCCTATGTCTACAGGAGACAAGCTCATCTTAAATGATGGTTCTAGTTCGACTGATTCCACCGTATATCGCCAAATTGTTGGATCTCTTCAATATTTGGCAATTACGCGTCTTGATGTTTCTTTTGCAGTGAATCGGCTGTCACAATTTATGCATGCACCGACGCAAACTCATCTTCAAGCACTGAAACGTGTTTTGCGATATCTTAAAGGAACCATACATTATGGCTTATTTCTCAATCGAAATTCCACTCATACTCTGTCTGCCTTCTCTGATTCTGATTGGGGTGGTGTCCTTGATAATGGGCGGTCTACAACAACTTATGTTCTATATCTTGGTTCTAATATTATATCCTGGAAATCTAGTCGCCAAAAGACTGTCTCCCGATCTTCTACAGAGGTTGAGTACAAAGCCTTAGCCAATGCTGCAGCAGAGGTATTTTGGGTTCAAAGTTTATTACAAGATTTGGGAGTACCAATATCACAACCACCAGTCCTTCATTGTGATAATCTTGGTGCGACTTACTTCTGCGCCAATCCAATCTATCATACTAGGATGAAGCATCTTGCACTGGATTACCATTTTGTTCGCGAGAAAATTAATGCTGGACAGTTAAGGGTTCTTCACATAAGttcaaaagatcaagttgctgatgtgcttacaaaggctttaggaagaactcagttttgttactttagaaccaagattggagtctccgatggcgcctcaatcttgcgggggcgtattaaagataaagactaactataacagttttatctatttgtaacttgagttatagctgtatacttatcttgtatttagttagtgataagggttagagttgtgataaggtttagagtcatgataaggttagagttgtgataagatttagagttatgataaggtttatagttgattgagataatatttgttattcatataatctgtatcaaactcaaccactggtatatactatataaatgtattctatACAGAAATACAAATACATAGAATTCTCAATATCATAAATCTTCTATAGTGGGATGGATaccacaaaaagaaagaagtcGGATCAGGTTAGTACCTGGAGGAGCATAACCGATTGTTCCTTTTATTCCAGTTGTGGTAGACAAGCTTTGAGATGAAGATTTGCTTGTTGAAACGAGTCTTGCAAGACCAAAATCAGATACATGAGCAACCATGTCGTCGTCGAAAAGAACATTGCTGGGTTTCAGGTCACAATGAATAATTGGATTTTCACATTGCTCATGAAGATATTGCAAGGCCGAGGCCACATCGACGGCAACATTTAATCTCTGAAGCAAGTTTAAATTCCATGATTGATTTTTGCCTTCTATTTCAGGATGCAACCACTTCTCCAAGCTCCCATTTCCCATGAATTCAAGGATTAGAGCTTTGAAATCATTAAGTTTGTAATCCATGCTTGAGCAACATGTCAACATCTTCACAAGATTTCGGTGCCTGATATTCCTCAACACAATGCATTCAGAAATAAAGCTCTTGGAAGCACCCTTATGTTCAAGCTTGAGAACTTTAACCGCTACTGGTCTTTCAACTTGATCTAGAAATCCTTTATACACAGAGCCGAAGCTGCCAGATCCGATCAAATTTtctggagagaatccattcgtTGCACGACAAATATCTCCATAAGATACCTTAAGAAATTGCTTCATCATTGAGGATGAAGAAGATGACTTCTGCTTTGGATTTCTTTTCCAATAAACAAGAAGAAAGGCTAATGTCAATAAGATACACACAGCCATTACAGTTAGTATAATTTCCAGCTTATGAAAAAACAACCCTCCTCTCTTGTTCGGGCATTTTGGTAGATTGAGTTCTGAGACACCGCCGCAAAGCTTATCATTACCAATTAATGATACAGAACTTGCATTTCTGAAAACTCCTCCAGTTGGTACTTCACCCTCAAGATCATTGAAAGAAAGATTCAGGAAAAGTAAATATGGAATGTCCTGTAGATCTTTCGGAATTCGCCCTGTCAACTTGTTTCGTGAAAGATCTAAATATTGAAGGCCTCTCAGGGAAGCTAAAGATGGAGGGATGGTCCCTTGAAATGAATTCCCTTGCAGATAAAGGAATTCCAAGCTCAAGCAATCTCCAATTGTTGCTGGAATTTTGCCTGAAAGATTGTTTTCTGAGAAATCTAGTGCTCCTATATTTGATAGCTTCCCTACTTCAAAAGGCAGGACTCCAGTTAAAGAGTTTTGAGATAAACTCAGTAATCTTGTGAAGGAACGAACAAGTAAAATCTCAGGGGGTATAACTCCATTCAGATGGTTCTGTGAAATGTCTAAGAAATACAAATTTTGGCAATTTCCAATGCTTGAAGGAATGCTTCCCTGAAAATTGTTGTCTTGTAAGTAGAGTTCAAGCAAATGTGTAAGATTTCCGATGGAGGATGGAATTTCTCCGGACAACCTATTTCCATCTAAACTCAAAAATTGTAGTTTCTGAAACTTCCCAAAGTAATTGGGGAAGACGCCTGAAAGAAGATTATTATGCAGGGCTATTCCAGTTAACTTGATGAGATTCTCTAACCCTGCAGGAATGGTGCCTGTGATTTGATTCTCCCCAATATAGAACAAACCAAGTTCGGTTGACAAATTTGCTACAGAATTTGGTAAAACACCTCCAAAATTGTTTGTACCCAAATCCAATTTTTTCATCTTGGTACAGTTTGTCAAAGAGTCCAGAAAAGCTAAGTCATTGGTTGAATTACTTCCCAGAGCATTTCCATGAAGTCTTAGCCACCAGAGGTTTTTAAGATTTCCTAAATTCATTGGAACTTGTCCAACAAAGTTACTCCAACCAAGATTAACTATTTCCAGATGAGAAGCATTGAATAGAGAATTTGGAATTGTCCCAGAGAAACTATTGTTCCCAACTGAGAAAAATATGAGATTTGGGAGAGTGATGCCTAAGTTTTCTGGCAGATTCCCATGGAGTTGATTTTGTATGACAGAAAACTTTCTGATGGAGGAGATATTGAAGAGGGGCAGAGGAATTGTGCCAGATAGTTGATTTGCTGCAACAGCAAAAACTGTTAATCTTgttaatttgcccaaatcgtcaGGAATATTACCCAACAATCTGTTATACGTTACACAAAAGAAAGTGAGCGATGAAAGGTTGCCCAAGGAGGCTGGGATTTCTCCTATCAGGTTGTTTGCAACAAGATTAAGATTCTGAAGCTTAGTTAAAGAACCAAGTTCAGCTGGGATTTTTCCTGATACATGATAATTCCAACCCAAATCAAGAAACATGAGCTTGGAACATCGAGTTAAGTTGATTGGAATTTCGCCTGCCAAAGTATTGTTGTTGAGAAACAATTCTTCCAGGCGAAATAACCTGCCAAGTTCTTGTGGAATTTCACCATGGAAACTGTTGTTTTGGAGGTTGATGACTCGAAGAAAACTCAGGTTGCCAATATAAGGTGAGATTGTTCCAAATAAATTCTGCCCTTCCAAATCCAAGGATTTGACTCTCTGATGCCGGCGACTGCATGTGATTCCAAACCAATTGCAAAATGGGAGAGAGTCATTCCATGAATCCAAGAGTTGATTTGGATCACCAGCACTTATTGCTTCTTTGAACTTGAGCAAGGCAAGTTTATCAGTCTCATTTCCTGAAGCATTAGCTTGCTTCCACCACTCTAAGTTGAAAGAAAGTAAGAGAATCACTTGAAGGTATATGATAAGAGAAGGGGAATGCAAACTGATATCACACGATCTCATTTAGTTTGGAGAGATTGGCAGCATTATAACTTTCCCAAAACATGAGTTTCTTATGGTCTATATAAAAAAAGACAAATGTTGATAAGTTACTACTACTGAAGCTACTTGAACCTAAGTCCAACAACTCTAATCTTTCAAAACCTGTTACACCATACAGCTTTTATGTTATTACAATACATATTTCAAAGTTGCCTAGATATGCATCATGCAACAGTACAAAACTTGAATTCTAGGATGAAATACAGCTCAAATAATTAATCGAATTGGTGAATGAATGTGAATGAACATACCTTTGCTAGGAAAGGAACCTTTCATATTGTTTCTGCTAAGAATTAAAGTTGTAAGTGATGGAAGAGCAGCCAACGATGAAAAGTTGCtattattgaaataattatCACTAAGATCTAAGATTTCTAGCTTCTTCAATCCATCAAAACCTGTATGTACAGCTTGTGTTATTAGCTACAGGTACATCCATTAACCAAAAAAAGATAATAGGTAGAAGACCATACCATAAATACCTTTCTCATCAATCAAACCACCGAATCTGTTATGGGATAAATTAAGACTTCTTAATTCCTTAAATGACTCAAACATGGAAAGATTTAGAAACCAAATATTTTCCTCGTATTGTCTTAAATTGTTGAGGGAGAGATCAATCACGTGACCAGTGGTGAAATTGCACGTGACACGCTCCCATTTACAACAATCACTGAGCGAGTCATCAACCcatgaagaaaaaggatgatCAGCGTCAAACCCATCTGATCCAATTGATGCCTTCAAATCTAAGAGACCCAATCTCTCTACTTCAAAGCAACCATTGTTTCCATGGATTTGAACACACAGAATGAAAAGACCCAACAATAACCACTTTGCTAAGTTAGCCAGCTCCATTTCGGAAAAATGTGATGCTCTCATTCACTACTACTCCCAAATGGAAAATTGTGAAGCTCTTGTTCATACTACTGCCCATATTTATATTCACAACTCATAATGAATCAGTCCGGCCTGttttaaataacttttgaacCCACCAAGttactattatatataattacaatTTTCAATCTATCTCTCACGTGTCTCAAActaacccaaataacttttgaatttacccaaataatttttgaatttatctaaataacttttggactcaCTTTTCACTTAACCCAAAATGattaacccaaattatttagtTCGTGCTaactttgatttctttaaatctACCAATGTTGGACAGACCAGTTGCCGCAATTCTACAAGCAGGCAGCTGATCGTTAAACTCGGTCCCATTAAATTTGCGACTTGCGACGTCCTTGTTGCAACTGAATCGGTTACAATTGCTAATCAGGACCGGACTCTTGGGTGTTGTGGTTCATTAGTATctcgggcggctccacctcgtctgtCACGGATAGCCCTTTCCTTGCATGCTAACTAGCTCCGCATAATTTGTCTGATTCAGGGTGGCtatgataccaattgaaacaggcCGGTctaaactgacccaaataatttttggatccacttttcacttggcccaaaatgattaacccaaattatttagtagttttgtgCTAGTTTTGATTTCTTCAAATCTACCAATGTGGGAGGTAACTGCCGCAATTCTGCAAGCAATCTACCGATGTGGGAGGGAACAGCTGCCGCAATTccgcaagcaggcagctgaccGTTATACCTTTACTCGCAAGACCCACTAATTTCGCACAATTTATTTGACTAGGATGGCTCTGATATCAATTGAAACAGTCCGACCAAACGAgtctaaataacttttaaaccCGCTTTGTATTTAATCTAAAATGATTAACCTAacttatttagtagtttcattTTACCGTTtgtatataatttcaattttcaatcaCCTTTCCACATGGAAGGACTTCCGCACCGGAAGCATTTACCGCTACACATAATCTACCATCACATCCAAATGATAAAagattgtttttaatttttgtttttcaaagttttttaaattttgtaatattttgaaatggtttatttcaaattaatctTTTGTGggagtatttaaattttttatattattattatataaaactattttaaaaaataatattttttatatgagttCATTTCGCTTATAAGAagatcaaaataattttttattctatatatatatagatttttaattacttgaaatcattaattaatagataataaatcataatatcttattttagactataaattaaaattaaaaaaaaataattagtaaaaaaGCACAACATAAATACCTTTCTCGTCAAtggaatttatattttttaataatatatatggaatttataattttattataagataaatttttattatgtttataataactctaatataattattttatttatacttttatttattcataattttttattatatattatttaataatttacaaaatttaaatttaaattctttaaatagaatcttataattttagtaatataatattacaactatataaaatataaaatatattattaaaattatataataaaattataataccattaaaaaatttctataaaataaatagaaattgaTGTTAATAAGTTTCACATTGTGTCGTGTGAGTTTAACTGGAGAGGAAGGTGTTtcatttcttttattctttttctttgatttgCTAGTGATGTCTAACTGTTTTTCATGTGTCTGTCACGCAAGTCTATACGTACGAAAGTGTCAGAGTTTTTCTCTATgttaggcggccatttaatttttcttagaGCGCATGCGGACAAGATTGCAAAGTGACTTCACCCTTTTATCGTGTCACATTACTGGACTGAATTGGGCTCACAGATGACCCGACCTGCCTCGCGCGTTTGAATCAAGACTTAAAATACTGGACTGGTTGATTGAAAAAGgctctataaattttaaatccgCGCTATGTTTTTTGGATTCGATATgaggaataaaaaatttaaaaaataataataataataaattcacgTTTCTTATCAATTTTTCTCATTTAATATATGAAATTGATGTTTTGAAGggtaaaacttttttttaaaggaTTTTACGTCGCATTTTTAAAGGTGAACTGATTAATTTTCCAATAAAAAAAAGACTAACGTATAACAGACTTCCAAGAACTTTCTACATATAAAGTTGTTAATGTCAGTCTCCTTTGAATACGACATGTGCATTAATTTTCTCTGTGCCTGTACAATCTTATCATTTAATACCAAGACTTTTGAATATTTGGTcaatttttaaacattttactttataatttttgaaaaattcagaaacataaatagaaataaaaatataaagaataataaaaataaattttggttttcttatcaatttttctcatttaatatataaaatattaatgatgTTTCGAAGagtaaaacattttttttaggAATACAAATCTTGCTACCTTTTAAAATTTCCCAAAAGAGAATAATTTTACGTCTCATTTTTCAAAGAAGAATTGATTAATTTTCCAAAAATTTTCTACATATAAACGTCAGAGTCTCCTCTAAAGACCACATGTGCATTAATTTTGTATGTGCTTATCAATCTTGACTGTCTGATGGATAAATACAACTTCTCAATTAATATTAGtgactttttaattaatttgttgaTAAACTAGCGATTTgggtttttaaaaaaaaaaaaaatttccacgAAGTTAAATACAGAAATTTGATTGAAATTTCTATTGGGTGATGGTGGTAATCAATGAACATAatatatttcctttttttttttaagatccAAAGTAAACATCCCTTAGATACGGGAAGAAAAGTCCTCCAGAATTTAAAACTATCACATCGAAAGAAAAACGTGTTTCCTTGCAATTTGCAAAGACTAATAAGTTCACTGCAACTTCATCAATTTGCAAAGACTAATAAGAAAAGTCCTCCAGAGGACTTCTTCCCCGTACTAGTATGCTTAACagtgtttaataaattttttaaaaaataactagacttattaactttattttaaattaattttataattaaaattaaaactctatttacCTCTGCTATTTTAcgagtctttttcttttttgcgtATGGTATCACCACTCCCTTTGCTAACATCCACTAATTCAAAAGttaatttaaaagtaatattttaattaggaCACTTTCAGGATGCTCCATATAAGATCGAATTAGTGATTACTCTCGAATTAGGactctatattttttttatttcttatcaGGTGATAGCTGTgtgacttttattttttattttaattatattatcttttaaaaatttataaattataattttataaaagttttatcaataaattatttacgattataaaatataataaataaattaaaaatactacAACCAATAGTTTGAAcaattgtaatatttttttaatttataatactcattattatattataaaaattatgtgtataaaaaaatatatttaatttttttaattattatatatattatataataaattaatatttattttattaatataataaaatgataaacaCTCTTATTAGTCATTTTATatcctaataataataattatatataatttattaaatatttaaaatatattagttagaATCTCCTATCAACTATTAAGATATATCCAacaattaaactaaataaaccCTTAATAAAGTCCAATTTctactattaatttttaatattttatttgacataatttattttataataaaaaattaaataaatttcaacaaaatagtatataatttattttttaaaataaaaattttatgagataaaaaataatatttccaattgaaataaaaatttcaacaattaaatcaaataaactcTTAATAAAGTCcaactattaatttttaactttttatttgacatgattgattttataataaaaaaattaaataaatttcaacaaaatcatatatagtttatttttttaaaataaaagttttgtaagataaaaaataatatttttatttgcaataaaaaatttcaataataaaaccAAATAGACCCTTAATAAAGTACAATTTctactattaatttttaattttttatttgacatgattgattttataataaaaaattaaataaatttcaacaaaatcatatatagtttatttttttaaaataaaaattttgtaagataaaagttaatatttccatttaaaataaaaaatttcataaaaagtaaattgaaataaatttttataaaattttttattttaaacgaaGTGTAATCCCCAAATATACTTtgtcataatttattttcaagtATTGGAAGATGTATGagaatattttacttttattttttaattagaaaatatttcaattattgtGAGAGCAatgcatttttttaatatttttttttatttttactgaatataaaaattaagttatttaaaaaataaaatataaatttttttttataagtcaTCATAGGCAGTCATTTAGTTTACGATATAAATTTTCTGAGCTGATCCGAATAAATGCCCACAAAAATATTACTCATTAATATCTAAGtctataaagaaaaatattacacattaatttaataataaaatttcaaatgctttagtaattttttttgaaaatattactAACAGtccaataatattttaaacacctttttaaatttaataatggatTAAAATCCATTAATGATTTATCAATGAATTTATTAATGGATTTTAAATCCGTTAACAAATTTTgatatcaattattttttatatttataaattattaacatactttaaaaatttatttgataaatttttacatataatcttttatattaaaaattaccaacataatttttaaaaatttattaacggattaAAATCTATCACTAAAATctattgataatttaaaaattttttatagtgcattaaattttcatgtttaatataaaataaattttttattaaaatatattattatatataataaaaaaataaattttatttatgataattttaaattattatcaaactattattttaatgatattaaaataataattttataattattatacaaatatcatcttttaatttttaaaatatagcaatagtaatttttaaaatataataatagtaaGAGTGTGtattaaaagaaaagagagaaataaGGTTAATCACCGTTAATGAAACAAAAGAGTACatcacttaaaataaaatatcatacaAAATTCTTCCATAGGATTGTACAATTTTGTAGCCAATAAAGATTGACATAAAAAACAGTGATGActctaaaaaagaaaatgataaaaaaatcttGAGAAGCTTGAGAAAAAGACATCCCATCAACTTCATACCCTTTTCCATCAACATATCAAAAGGGGTGACTCCTCCATGAGAAGCTTGAGAAAAAGACATCCCATCAACTTCATATACTTTTCCATCAACATATCAAAAGGGGCGACTCCTCCGTGAAGAAGACCCTCATACAAGACCTAACCATGAGACATGATTTTCCACTTTGACTCTAAACTCTACGTTTAATATCTACACACTATAAAAATTTCATTCTCACCTTCACAGCAACTCTAAAAAGACCCTCATGCAAGGtaaattttgtaaattattttaatgtatataacaattaaatactttaaatttaaagtaaattgttttaaaatgtttgaagtaattaaaaataatttaatatttcatatgatttaataaaaaatggtcagtacttgaattttaatttttaaaataaatcattaaaataaagtttttttttttaaaacataatattttaatctCGAAAATGTAATTTATCGTAAATACTATCATAAACTGAACTGACGATATTGAAACTAGCGGACTGCTTAATTTATGATATATtctaattaggctatcaaacaAGTTAATAAAGACCATTATGCTGATCAAACCGGCCGGCCAGCTTCTCAACTAAGTTTTTGTTTTTGTCCGTTCTTGGCGTTTGTATACAAGAAGGAGCTGAGAAATTTAATGATCTGTAACTCAGCAATAATAATCAAGTGACTTGATTTTCAAATGAAAAGGCTCTATTTTAAGTTTTCATTATGGGCATTTCTCGTTATAATTTTCCTGCAAATGAATGGATCCAGAGCTTGCCTGGAAAAAGAGAGGATAGGTTTGCTGGAGTTTAAGGCTTTCATGAAATCAAACTGTGAGGTTGATGACAATCTTGATTCATGGGTTGAAGATGGAACCAGTGACTGTTGTGATTGGGATAGAGTCACGTGCAGCTCCACCTCTCGTCGTGTCGTTGATCTCTCTCTCTATTGGGTAGCAAAGCATTCATCTCTTGGAATTACTTGCAGTTTAAATCTCTCCATGTTTTATCCTTTTGAAGAACTGCTCAGTCttgatttttctaataattggTTTAATGGTTGGATTGACAAAGCAGGTACTTACTCgctatctttattattataatttatctttaatttttgtttttctttttataattccACTTAACCTAAtataatttgttat
This sequence is a window from Manihot esculenta cultivar AM560-2 chromosome 4, M.esculenta_v8, whole genome shotgun sequence. Protein-coding genes within it:
- the LOC122723574 gene encoding probable LRR receptor-like serine/threonine-protein kinase At3g47570; the protein is MRSCDISLHSPSLIIYLQVILLLSFNLEWWKQANASGNETDKLALLKFKEAISAGDPNQLLDSWNDSLPFCNWFGITCSRRHQRVKSLDLEGQNLFGTISPYIGNLSFLRVINLQNNSFHGEIPQELGRLFRLEELFLNNNTLAGEIPINLTRCSKLMFLDLGWNYHVSGKIPAELGSLTKLQNLNLVANNLIGEIPASLGNLSSLTFFCVTYNRLLGNIPDDLGKLTRLTVFAVAANQLSGTIPLPLFNISSIRKFSVIQNQLHGNLPENLGITLPNLIFFSVGNNSFSGTIPNSLFNASHLEIVNLGWSNFVGQVPMNLGNLKNLWWLRLHGNALGSNSTNDLAFLDSLTNCTKMKKLDLGTNNFGGVLPNSVANLSTELGLFYIGENQITGTIPAGLENLIKLTGIALHNNLLSGVFPNYFGKFQKLQFLSLDGNRLSGEIPSSIGNLTHLLELYLQDNNFQGSIPSSIGNCQNLYFLDISQNHLNGVIPPEILLVRSFTRLLSLSQNSLTGVLPFEVGKLSNIGALDFSENNLSGKIPATIGDCLSLEFLYLQGNSFQGTIPPSLASLRGLQYLDLSRNKLTGRIPKDLQDIPYLLFLNLSFNDLEGEVPTGGVFRNASSVSLIGNDKLCGGVSELNLPKCPNKRGGLFFHKLEIILTVMAVCILLTLAFLLVYWKRNPKQKSSSSSSMMKQFLKVSYGDICRATNGFSPENLIGSGSFGSVYKGFLDQVERPVAVKVLKLEHKGASKSFISECIVLRNIRHRNLVKMLTCCSSMDYKLNDFKALILEFMGNGSLEKWLHPEIEGKNQSWNLNLLQRLNVAVDVASALQYLHEQCENPIIHCDLKPSNVLFDDDMVAHVSDFGLARLVSTSKSSSQSLSTTTGIKGTIGYAPPEYGMGCPASREGDVYSFGILVLEMFSGKRPTDEIFKDGLNLHSFVKTALPESLTQIIDPNLITATEEERELSNSNGNLSKMSAKARSCVVSVLEIGIGCSAESPKGRMSMEDVSRQLDLIRKTFLGI
- the LOC122723479 gene encoding receptor-like protein 15; translation: MELANLAKWLLLGLFILCVQIHGNNGCFEVERLGLLDLKASIGSDGFDADHPFSSWVDDSLSDCCKWERVTCNFTTGHVIDLSLNNLRQYEENIWFLNLSMFESFKELRSLNLSHNRFGGLIDEKGFDGLKKLEILDLSDNYFNNSNFSSLAALPSLTTLILSRNNMKGSFPSKEFKFCTVA